Proteins from a single region of Peptococcaceae bacterium 1198_IL3148:
- a CDS encoding TIM barrel protein, whose amino-acid sequence MPIRFGAAGNPDSFYQQGNKSSLAMPAWLAAQGLTAYEYQCSRGVRIKEEFAEKLGELARANNIALSIHAPYYINLSSEDPDIIEKTKGHILKSMRAAKWMGATTVVMHPGGGPGKDRMASYQRAKVALANVLKEAVAEGLSNIKIAAETMGKINQMGSLDEILDLCTVADNVVPCVDFGHLHAVNQGSLIDKKKFAEVLDKIEAALGSDVLKHLHVHFSPIEFTKAGEKKHHTTLETEFGPNFAPLAELLVERKLEPTIICESNGRQAEDALIYQGIYQRLKGN is encoded by the coding sequence ATGCCTATTAGATTCGGTGCCGCCGGCAATCCCGATTCTTTTTATCAGCAAGGAAATAAAAGTTCTTTGGCCATGCCAGCTTGGTTGGCGGCCCAGGGGCTTACTGCCTATGAGTATCAATGTTCCCGGGGGGTACGCATTAAGGAGGAGTTTGCTGAAAAGTTGGGCGAGCTGGCCCGGGCAAATAATATTGCGCTCAGCATTCATGCGCCCTATTACATCAATTTAAGCTCTGAGGATCCCGACATAATAGAAAAAACCAAAGGTCACATTCTAAAATCAATGCGGGCCGCTAAGTGGATGGGAGCCACCACAGTGGTGATGCACCCCGGCGGTGGGCCTGGCAAAGACCGGATGGCCAGTTATCAGCGGGCTAAGGTGGCGCTGGCCAATGTATTAAAGGAGGCGGTAGCGGAGGGGTTAAGTAACATTAAAATAGCTGCCGAAACCATGGGTAAAATCAATCAAATGGGCTCGCTGGATGAGATTTTAGATCTATGTACAGTGGCGGATAACGTAGTGCCCTGTGTGGACTTTGGTCATTTGCACGCCGTCAACCAAGGAAGTTTAATTGATAAGAAAAAGTTTGCTGAAGTGCTGGACAAAATTGAGGCCGCTTTGGGGTCAGATGTGTTAAAACATTTGCATGTTCACTTTAGTCCCATTGAATTTACCAAAGCCGGTGAAAAAAAGCACCATACCACTTTAGAGACAGAATTTGGTCCAAATTTTGCCCCGCTGGCGGAGTTGCTGGTGGAACGAAAGCTGGAACCCACCATCATTTGTGAATCTAACGGCCGGCAAGCAGAGGATGCCTTAATTTATCAAGGTATTTATCAAAGATTAAAAGGAAATTAG
- the speE gene encoding polyamine aminopropyltransferase yields MFDNNEKHVFDLWATEQQTPHMRLGLQVKETLHSEQTPFQHLAVVDTYNYGRTLFLDGIIQTTEKDEFVYHEMITHPALNTHGSPKQVLVVGGGDGGTIREIIKYPTVEKATLVEIDARVVENARQYLPSISCALDDPKVEVRYEDGVKHVQDHKNTYDVICVDSPDPIGPAVGLFGKEFYQNIYEALTEDGVFVAQTESPWVNKKLMRRVHDDIASIFPITRVLLAFIPTYPTGMWSFTMGSKKHDPLEVVASKFPGYQTKYYTPEIHKAAFVLPPFVQAIYK; encoded by the coding sequence TTGTTTGATAACAATGAAAAACATGTATTTGATTTATGGGCAACCGAACAACAAACCCCACATATGCGCTTGGGATTGCAGGTGAAAGAAACACTGCATAGCGAGCAGACACCATTTCAGCACTTAGCGGTGGTAGATACCTATAACTATGGTCGCACCTTATTTTTGGACGGCATTATTCAAACCACTGAGAAGGATGAATTTGTATATCACGAAATGATTACCCACCCTGCACTGAACACCCATGGCAGCCCCAAGCAAGTGCTGGTAGTTGGTGGCGGTGACGGTGGTACCATTCGCGAAATTATTAAGTACCCCACTGTGGAAAAGGCCACTTTGGTGGAAATTGATGCCCGGGTGGTGGAAAATGCCCGTCAGTATCTGCCCAGCATTAGCTGTGCCTTGGATGATCCCAAAGTGGAAGTGCGTTATGAAGATGGTGTTAAGCATGTGCAAGATCACAAAAACACCTATGACGTGATTTGCGTTGATTCTCCAGATCCCATCGGCCCAGCCGTTGGCTTATTTGGTAAAGAATTTTATCAAAATATTTATGAAGCCTTAACAGAGGACGGGGTATTTGTGGCTCAAACCGAATCACCTTGGGTTAATAAAAAGCTAATGAGACGGGTGCATGATGACATTGCCAGCATTTTTCCCATTACCCGGGTTTTATTGGCTTTTATTCCCACCTACCCCACCGGCATGTGGTCCTTCACCATGGGTTCCAAAAAGCATGACCCATTGGAAGTGGTGGCCAGCAAATTCCCAGGCTACCAAACCAAGTATTATACTCCGGAAATCCATAAGGCAGCCTTTGTGCTACCGCCCTTTGTCCAAGCCATCTACAAATAA
- a CDS encoding ABC transporter substrate-binding protein: protein MWVNKWLRQLIVLVIFLFLIIALENRQVVQTISDFGNEQRLTVLIPQPCTTLDPAKVTDRQSAMIINNIYEGLVKYQPQSTDIEPALATKWEVKEKGKEWIFSLRRDVKFHDDTPFNAQAVKASVERVMVNKQTMPYAEMAFGMVDKIEILDDYTVKFILKYPYAPFLHNLAMPWAAPMVSPTAVANFGADFGTHPVGTGPYRLEKWQPDGTLILAANEKYWQRSPQTKQVHIKVEANAEQRYQQLATGKADIITNAPLDQVAKAEQQRLTVVQQPNLSINYLGFYNNKPPFDSSRIRRAVLMSLDRPQLIKDLYNNRFASAESYIPPNMLGHSDKLTQYPYNPTAAKELLQQNGYPDGMTITLITYQQPMPYNSVGGEALALAIKKQLVDMGITVNIKAYPWSEYKAALKQQQGHCFLYGWTSDNGDPDNILYPLLTSPQIDRGLNVTRYSNPQVDRMLASAQQVTDRKSRQTIYYHTQQIILQEAPWVVLNYGCDFTITTPKVRDITYNAVGGLCFDTMHKD from the coding sequence ATGTGGGTTAACAAATGGCTGCGCCAATTGATTGTATTGGTGATTTTTTTATTCCTGATAATAGCCTTAGAAAATCGGCAGGTGGTGCAAACTATTTCTGACTTTGGCAATGAGCAGCGGCTGACGGTGCTGATACCACAGCCATGCACCACCCTTGATCCAGCCAAAGTCACCGATCGGCAATCGGCAATGATTATCAATAATATTTATGAGGGATTGGTTAAATATCAACCCCAGTCTACAGATATTGAACCGGCATTGGCCACTAAATGGGAGGTTAAGGAAAAGGGCAAAGAATGGATATTTTCCTTGCGGCGGGATGTAAAGTTTCACGATGACACCCCCTTTAATGCCCAAGCAGTGAAAGCCTCGGTGGAACGGGTAATGGTCAATAAACAAACCATGCCCTATGCTGAAATGGCCTTTGGCATGGTGGATAAAATTGAAATCCTTGATGACTACACCGTTAAGTTTATTCTTAAATATCCCTATGCTCCCTTTCTGCATAATTTAGCCATGCCTTGGGCGGCACCGATGGTCAGTCCCACCGCGGTGGCCAATTTTGGGGCTGATTTTGGCACTCACCCCGTTGGCACCGGACCCTATCGCCTGGAAAAGTGGCAACCAGATGGCACTTTAATATTAGCGGCCAACGAGAAATACTGGCAAAGGTCGCCCCAAACTAAACAAGTACACATTAAAGTGGAAGCCAATGCTGAACAACGCTATCAACAGTTGGCCACCGGCAAAGCGGACATCATCACCAATGCGCCATTGGACCAGGTGGCTAAAGCAGAGCAACAGCGGCTAACTGTTGTTCAACAACCCAATTTATCTATTAATTATTTGGGTTTCTATAACAACAAGCCCCCCTTTGACTCCAGTCGCATCCGGCGGGCTGTGCTAATGTCTTTAGATCGGCCGCAACTGATTAAAGACTTGTACAACAACCGATTTGCCAGCGCCGAAAGTTATATTCCGCCAAATATGCTGGGGCACAGTGATAAATTAACCCAATACCCTTACAATCCCACTGCCGCCAAGGAGTTATTACAGCAAAACGGTTATCCCGACGGCATGACGATAACTTTAATTACTTATCAACAACCGATGCCATATAACTCGGTGGGGGGAGAAGCATTGGCACTGGCCATCAAAAAACAACTGGTTGACATGGGCATTACTGTGAATATCAAAGCTTACCCCTGGTCTGAATACAAAGCAGCCCTAAAGCAACAGCAAGGCCACTGTTTTCTCTATGGCTGGACCAGTGATAACGGAGATCCGGACAATATCCTTTACCCCTTGTTAACCAGCCCGCAAATTGATCGAGGGTTAAATGTAACCAGATATAGTAACCCCCAGGTGGACAGAATGCTGGCCAGCGCTCAACAAGTTACTGATCGCAAGTCTCGGCAAACCATTTATTATCACACCCAGCAGATTATTTTGCAAGAGGCTCCGTGGGTTGTGTTAAATTACGGGTGTGATTTTACCATCACCACCCCAAAGGTTAGGGATATAACTTATAATGCTGTGGGTGGATTATGTTTTGATACAATGCATAAAGATTAA
- a CDS encoding DUF1540 domain-containing protein — translation MPQPTVMCEVNSCTHWLPGNLCGAENIDILHEEPQNMARAAPHTQCKTFYKRGGITSYLGSMDNVNWSGLVSGPVRAGQQITPSVSCIVDSCKYWEEGNLCLAKTITVTGNNADECQDTNCQTFTLK, via the coding sequence ATGCCACAGCCAACGGTAATGTGCGAAGTTAACAGTTGTACCCACTGGTTACCTGGTAATTTATGTGGTGCAGAAAACATCGACATTCTGCACGAGGAACCCCAAAACATGGCCCGAGCCGCCCCCCATACTCAGTGTAAAACCTTTTATAAACGAGGTGGAATCACCAGTTACTTGGGTTCGATGGATAATGTGAACTGGAGCGGACTGGTATCTGGCCCAGTCAGAGCTGGCCAACAAATTACCCCTTCTGTTAGTTGCATTGTGGACAGTTGCAAATATTGGGAAGAGGGCAACTTATGCTTAGCTAAAACAATTACTGTTACCGGAAATAACGCAGACGAATGTCAGGATACCAATTGCCAAACCTTCACTTTGAAATAA
- the speB gene encoding agmatinase produces MLPLVEKYNDFMGSTPNYNDAKLILVGAPMDFTTSFRPGTRQGPQQIRLVSYGLEEYSVYQDRDLADCQYHDAGDVAIPFGNVGASLDIIGQTIGQILTDQKLPFLLGGEHLVSLPAIDQVAKHYPGLALLHFDAHADLRPEYIGETHSHATVIRRAVELIGGHNVYQFGIRSGTREEFRYAKAHTNMFIDQLLEPLSQLVEQLQGRPIYVTLDIDVVDPAFAPGTGTPEPGGCSSKEIIQAIHMLAPLNVVGMDLVEVNPLLDHSDRTALLAAKLVREMILQFAV; encoded by the coding sequence ATGCTGCCACTGGTGGAAAAGTACAATGATTTTATGGGTAGTACGCCCAATTATAATGATGCAAAATTAATATTGGTGGGTGCCCCGATGGATTTTACCACTAGTTTTCGCCCGGGTACCCGCCAGGGCCCTCAACAAATTCGTTTAGTATCCTATGGGCTAGAAGAGTACAGCGTCTACCAAGATCGGGATTTGGCTGATTGCCAATACCATGATGCCGGAGATGTGGCCATACCCTTTGGCAATGTCGGCGCCAGTTTAGACATCATTGGTCAAACCATTGGGCAAATACTGACCGATCAAAAGTTACCCTTTTTATTGGGTGGAGAACATCTGGTTAGTCTGCCAGCCATTGACCAAGTGGCTAAGCATTACCCCGGCCTAGCACTGCTCCATTTTGATGCCCATGCAGATTTAAGGCCAGAATACATTGGCGAAACCCATTCCCATGCCACAGTGATCCGCCGGGCGGTAGAATTGATTGGTGGCCATAACGTTTATCAATTTGGTATTCGTTCCGGCACCAGGGAAGAGTTCAGGTATGCCAAAGCACATACCAATATGTTTATTGATCAGCTGCTGGAGCCACTCAGTCAACTGGTGGAACAACTCCAAGGGCGACCGATTTATGTAACGTTGGACATAGATGTGGTGGACCCCGCCTTTGCCCCCGGCACCGGTACGCCGGAACCCGGTGGCTGTTCCTCTAAAGAAATTATCCAGGCCATCCATATGTTAGCACCATTAAATGTTGTGGGCATGGATTTGGTGGAGGTAAACCCTCTGTTAGATCATTCAGACAGAACGGCGTTATTGGCGGCTAAGCTGGTGCGAGAAATGATTTTACAGTTTGCTGTGTAG
- a CDS encoding SPOR domain-containing protein, translated as MSKTVVAAFANREQAEKAVNQLRSEGFEKEISVVAKQDNAGQNQGMQMGNMTGGDSVSDGATTGGALGALAGLAVGAGALAIPGLGALVAAGPIAGMLSGAATGGLAGGLVDFGIPEAESKQLEEDVRQGKALVAVKTDRAEEAAQALRNNAGENVKIHG; from the coding sequence ATGAGCAAAACAGTTGTGGCTGCTTTCGCTAACCGCGAGCAGGCAGAAAAAGCGGTAAACCAGTTGCGGAGTGAAGGCTTTGAAAAGGAAATTTCGGTGGTGGCAAAACAAGACAATGCCGGTCAAAATCAAGGCATGCAAATGGGCAACATGACCGGTGGAGATTCTGTCAGTGATGGTGCCACCACCGGCGGCGCCCTGGGTGCTTTAGCTGGGCTGGCTGTTGGTGCCGGTGCGTTGGCCATCCCTGGTCTCGGAGCTCTTGTGGCTGCCGGACCAATTGCCGGTATGTTATCGGGAGCTGCCACCGGTGGCTTGGCTGGTGGCTTGGTGGACTTTGGCATTCCAGAAGCTGAAAGCAAACAACTGGAAGAGGATGTCAGACAAGGTAAAGCTTTAGTGGCAGTAAAAACCGATCGGGCCGAGGAAGCCGCCCAAGCACTGCGCAACAATGCAGGAGAAAACGTAAAGATTCACGGTTAA